From the genome of Salvelinus alpinus chromosome 19, SLU_Salpinus.1, whole genome shotgun sequence, one region includes:
- the LOC139544980 gene encoding up-regulator of cell proliferation-like has product MASHPEGIKMNHCPEASKLNPGPLKTLLHKLGLEKQYPNKLTLRSLLEINKDSISDDAVDSLKAVPRYFLKKLLIVNAKCRSCTCLPEDESSIELDSDQNTEDNEVNLLDLITALFLCADSFLQQEMALKMSMCQFAVPLLLPPGTGSQSTLMLWALRAILKEWRPHALSESKGFEEGNIVLLQMPLISFVRLQACSMSKSRLLNHVLSNDQQNHNIFAHKDMDGGAAPRTISGGLVEVCWYLPCGNRNGDNFPEPLTVANLRGDICASQAQFRFLTQVSTAIFIFLDSVDEDERKLLLSLGDMGSKLFFVVNSKEEVSRNGRTSVKEIMDAFKLKSNKLLMQRPNVNRARFSRQITKAMKDILKESTSKISIESMSNEAIELGPFVDECKTEASKSAAEEILKGIGDQSIVDYKRNQLPLQGEHWKQLAKIEKEECRLKDSGENRLEEYRAKLQEDKLKIRREQNKYKTTTAMASFLGFLATTDKEEKALFLKWLQLKLDMRSRKDLSSLRHRFKEQSLVKQDNKCLEELDQCILDSSLGIEHFMREMGQIYEASRLGNPQASSEHCPLPALAAELLLDGYPFELLDGDASNIPEKWVTDVLMELHRKVGEKSKLLVLTVLGVQSTGKSTLLNTMFGVQFPVSSGRCTRGAFMLFLRVGEDMRKDLRCDFILLIDTEGLKSPSLAQLDESCEHDNELATLVIGLSDITIINVAMENSTEMNDVLQIAVHAFLRMKEVGKMPVCHFVHQNVAGVSAHNKNVTDRKHILDRLNDMTQIAAEMEKRPSVNRFTDVLDYDADKNNWYIPGLWHGTPPMAPVNTGYSEAVLDLKKNLLEVLKTCRYEEPSQIPEFIEWMKSLWKAVKYENFIFSFRNTLVAQAYDNLWKEMTQWEWESRNKIYTWQTKANLQISNLEVNSFENQAEIQDLQKLQKLEESLKSEALKMVATLENEITEKLDAYYKRKDRNVSLIEKNKIDFFHHIRDVHRDILNKEKYKLHMAVKLKISTIEADDIHRKQKVRIEQKVLQLLQNSSDSKTPLSDEQLEDEFGKMWSREVVKISGLEEQDIPSFVFKQLRGDFSNRNVNEELQNAKNLTAYGKEPFKAKSRHICTMTKLKRMFAIKKVKQNVQRFSESVIDTCTRLILDSAKSQTDYHDTLTKEVLEKINESLRENYKDLKTNVKFEVDLKLHICGIASREFLQMHRNFLLHNDPKKRLEESRNQYLSDFIDSYRERDHCQRKAQDFVQHGLRPAILQYINRFLGTDIVDEMVKNSHAAEYSSRSSFQYSILKDLLEKDDFQAFVKYFQTYEIYVKDFICQHIKECFSAEKSFVMLKTNRLKEIIQKITEAIEKASQPLPNDTKSVTEFMKNLCKHLVKDICISIDAVEGVLFQISTTCDPFTTSLHESLSDLKQQMQDEFSKSIDIIESLYTLPIKPQDELFMRVSGCTEQCPFCKMPCDAGGKDHRQHYANAHRPQALGSYRSFQTQELVETLCTTDVNGEKSFINGDTDLEPHPYKDYRTYYPKWNIQPDSTDEASDYWKYVLATYNDRLAGEYDAKPAVIPEAWKTITKAQALEGLKIAFSIKV; this is encoded by the coding sequence GTCCTCTGAAGACGTTACTCCACAAACTTGGTCTGGAAAAACAATATCCTAATAAACTGACTCTTCGATCTTTGCTTGAGATCAACAAGGACAGTATATCTGATGACGCTGTTGACTCACTCAAAGCAGTACCACGGTACTTTCTGAAGAAGCTATTGATTGTCAATGCAAAATGTAGGAGTTGCACATGTTTACCTGAGGATGAAAGTAGCATTGAGCTTGATAGTGATCAGAATACAGAGGATAATGAGGTAAATCTTCTAGATCTCATCACTGCACTCTTTCTCTGTGCTGACAGTTTCCTGCAGCAGGAAATGGCACTCAAGATGTCCATGTGCCAGTTTGCTGTGCCACTCCTGCTACCCCCGGGCACTGGCAGTCAGAGCACCCTCATGTTGTGGGCCTTGAGGGCTATCCTTAAAGAGTGGCGTCCACATGCTCTATCAGAGTCAAAAGGGTTTGAGGAAGGTAATATTGTGCTTTTGCAAATGCCTTTAATCTCCTTTGTGAGGCTTCAAGCCTGTAGTATGTCAAAATCGCGGCTTTTGAATCATGTCCTCAGCAATGATCAACAGAATCACAACATCTTCGCTCACAAAGACATGGATGGAGGGGCAGCTCCAAGGACGATCTCAGGTGGCTTGGTAGAGGTTTGCTGGTATCTTCCATGTGGAAACAGAAATGGGGATAACTTTCCGGAACCACTAACCGTTGCTAATTTAAGAGGAGATATTTGTGCTTCACAAGCACAATTTAGATTTCTAACCCAAGTTTCAACAGCCATCTTCATCTTCCTAGACAGCGTTGATGAAGATGAACGGAAGTTGTTGCTCTCTCTTGGGGACATGGGATCCAAGCTGTTCTTTGTGGTCAATTCCAAAGAAGAGGTGAGCCGTAATGGCAGGACATCAGTAAAAGAGATAATGGATGCATTCAAACTAAAGTCAAACAAATTACTGATGCAGAGACCAAATGTCAACCGTGCAAGATTCTCACGTCAGATCACCAAAGCCATGAAAGATATTTTGAAGGAATCTACTTCAAAAATAAGCATAGAAAGTATGTCAAATGAAGCTATCGAGCTGGGGCCATTTGTTGATGAATGTAAGACTGAGGCCTCAAAATCAGCAGCTGAGGAGATTCTGAAAGGCATTGGAGACCAGAGCATAGTGGATTACAAGAGGAACCAGCTGCCATTGCAAGGCGAACACTGGAAACAATTAGCTAAGATAGAGAAAGAGGAGTGCAGGTTGAAAGACTCAGGGGAAAACAGACTGGAAGAGTACAGAGCCAAACTCCAGGAGGATAAACTGAAGATTAGAAGAGAGCAGAACAAGTACAAGACTACCACAGCTATGGCAAGCTTTCTAGGATTCCTGGCGACAACCGATAAAGAGGAAAAGGCCCTATTTCTGAAATGGTTACAGCTCAAGCTGGATATGCGGTCACGGAAAGACTTGTCATCTCTGCGCCACAGATTCAAAGAACAGTCTTTGGTGAAGCAAGATAATAAATGTTTGGAAGAGCTAGATCAATGTATTTTGGACTCGTCTCTGGGAATCGAACATTTCATGAGAGAAATGGGACAAATCTATGAGGCATCCAGGCTTGGAAATCCCCAAGCATCATCAGAACATTGCCCTCTACCTGCCCTGGCAGCTGAGCTGCTGTTGGATGGCTATCCATTTGAGCTTTTAGATGGAGATGCCTCCAACATCCCAGAGAAGTGGGTGACTGATGTCCTGATGGAGCTTCACAGAAAGGTAGGAGAGAAAAGTAAGCTGCTTGTACTAACTGTATTGGGGGTACAGAGTACAGGGAAATCAACACTGCTCAACACCATGTTTGGTGTGCAATTCCCCGTCAGCAGTGGCAGATGCACAAGGGGAGCATTCATGCTTTTCCTCAGGGTTGGAGAGGACATGAGGAAAGACCTGCGTTGTGACTTCATCCTTCTAATCGACACAGAGGGTCTCAAGTCACCATCTCTAGCACAGCTGGATGAAAGCTGTGAACACGACAATGAGTTGGCAACTCTAGTGATCGGTCTTAGTGATATCACAATCATCAACGTTGCCATGGAGAACTCAACAGAGATGAATGACGTTCTGCAGATAGCTGTTCATGCCTTCTTAAGGATGAAAGAAGTTGGGAAAATGCCAGTTTGTCATTTTGTGCACCAAAATGTGGCAGGAGTGTCTGCACACAACAAGAATGTGACGGACAGAAAACATATTCTGGACCGACTCAATGACATGACACAGATTGCAGCTGAGATGGAGAAGCGGCCCTCTGTGAATAGATTCACTGATGTATTGGATTATGACGCAGACAAAAACAACTGGTATATTCCTGGGCTGTGGCACGGCACACCACCAATGGCACCTGTCAATACAGGTTACAGTGAAGCTGTTTTGGACCTCAAGAAGAACCTTCTAGAAGTTCTTAAAACATGCAGATATGAGGAACCTTCACAGATCCCAGAATTCATTGAATGGATGAAGAGTTTGTGGAAAGCTGTGAAATATGAGAACTTCATTTTCAGCTTCAGAAATACTCTTGTTGCTCAAGCATATGACAACCTCTGGAAAGAAATGACTCAATGGGAGTGGGAAAGCCGAAATAAAATCTACACATGGCAGACGAAGGCAAACCTACAAATCTCAAACCTTGAGGTAAACAGCTTTGAAAACCAGGCAGAAATCCAAGACTTGCAGAAATTGCAGAAATTGGAGGAATCTTTAAAATCTGAGGCATTGAAAATGGTGGCAACTCTAGAGAATGAGATAACAGAGAAACTAGACGCATACTACAAAAGGAAAGACAGAAATGTATCCCTGATAGAAAAGAACAAAATAGATTTCTTTCATCATATCCGGGATGTTCACAGAGATATCTTAAACAAAGAGAAATATAAACTTCACATGGCCGTAAAGCTTAAGATCAGCACAATCGAGGCCGATGATATTCATAGAAAACAGAAAGTCAGGATTGAACAGAAGGTATTGCAGCTCCTTCAAAACTCCAGTGACAGCAAAACCCCACTCTCAGACGAGCAGCTGGAAGATGAGTTTGGGAAGATGTGGAGCCGAGAAGTAGTGAAGATTTCAGGGTTGGAAGAGCAGGACATTCCTTCTTTTGTTTTCAAGCAGTTGAGAGGAGATTTCTCAAATCGCAATGTGAATGAGGAGTTGCAAAATGCAAAGAATCTCACAGCTTACGGCAAGGAGCCTTTCAAGGCTAAGTCCAGACACATTTGTACCATGACAAAACTCAAACGGATGTTTGCAataaaaaaagttaaacaaaatGTGCAGAGATTTTCAGAGAGCGTTATTGATACCTGTACAAGGTTAATCCTAGATTCTGCAAAATCCCAAACAGATTACCATGACACTCTTACAAAAGAAGTTCTTGAGAAGATAAACGAATCTCTGAGAGAAAACTACAAGGACCTTAAAACAAATGTAAAATTTGAGGTTGACCTGAAACTGCACATATGTGGTATTGCCTCAAGGGAATTCCTTCAAATGCACAGGAATTTCCTTCTTCACAATGATCCAAAAAAGCGTCTGGAGGAGTCCAGGAATCAGTACTTGTCTGATTTCATAGactcatacagagagagagaccattgcCAACGCAAAGCACAGGATTTTGTTCAGCACGGTCTCCGACCAGCGATCTTACAATACATCAATAGGTTCCTTGGGACTGACATTGTAGATGAAATGGTGAAAAACAGCCATGCAGCAGAGTACAGCTCACGGTCATCCTTCCAGTACTCTATCCTCAAGGATCTGCTGGAAAAAGATGACTTCCAGGCCTTTGTCAAATACTTTCAGACGTACGAAATCTATGTTAAAGATTTTATATGCCAGCACATTAAAGAATGCTTTTCAGCTGAGAAGTCGTTTGTCATGTTGAAAACCAATAGGCTGAAGGAGATCATTCAAAAGATAACGGAGGCCATTGAAAAAGCTAGCCAACCTCTGCCCAATGACACTAAAAGTGTCACAGAGTTTATGAAAAACCTGTGCAAACATCTTGTCAAAGACATCTGCATATCCATAGACGCTGTTGAAGGGGTCCTCTTTCAGATAAGTACTACCTGCGATCCTTTCACCACGAGTCTCCACGAGTCACTGAGTGACTTGAAGCAGCAAATGCAAGATGAATTCTCGAAATCCATTGACATCATTGAATCCCTTTACACCCTTCCCATCAAACCTCAGGACGAGCTCTTCATGCGTGTGTCGGGTTGTACGGAGCAGTGCCCCTTCTGCAAAATGCCGTGTGATGCTGGAGGTAAAGACCACAGACAGCATTATGCAAATGCACATCGACCACAAGCACTGGGCAGCTACAGAAGTTTTCAGACTCAAGAACTTGTTGAAACACTTTGCACAACTGATGTAAATGGTGAAAAATCCTTCATAAATGGAGACACTGACTTGGAGCCTCATCCTTACAAAGACTATCGTACCTATTACCCAAAATGGAACATCCAACCAGACTCAACTGATGAGGCTTCTGACTACTGGAAATATGTCCTGGCGACATACAACGACAGGCTGGCTGGGGAGTACGATGCCAAGCCAGCTGTGATTCCAGAGGCATGGAAGACCATCACAAAAGCGCAAGCGTTGGAAGGCTTGAAGATAGCTTTTAGTATAAAAGTGTAG